The following proteins are encoded in a genomic region of Methylobacterium tardum:
- a CDS encoding FkbM family methyltransferase — MIDLNHIASLVARSNATLLEVGANDGTDTRRLAKTFPFGQVIAFEPDPRAAMRFRERVQEKNVQLFETAIGDRIGSIEFHQSGGLWPHSEEQRIIQGLPTDWDQSGSIRKPKLHLQAHPWVSFGNIIQVPITTLDQWSSSNKIVLVDFIWADVQGAEADLISGASDMLQWTRFFYTEFSKQEFYEGALDLDGIASLLPDFELVEVYENDALFANKRLSGIFDHA, encoded by the coding sequence ATGATAGACCTTAATCATATCGCATCGCTTGTGGCTCGTTCAAACGCGACGCTTCTAGAAGTCGGTGCCAACGATGGAACAGATACCAGAAGGTTGGCTAAGACCTTTCCATTCGGCCAGGTCATAGCTTTCGAGCCGGACCCACGGGCGGCTATGAGATTCCGTGAACGCGTTCAAGAGAAGAATGTGCAACTGTTCGAAACCGCGATTGGCGATCGGATCGGCAGCATTGAATTCCACCAGAGTGGTGGTTTATGGCCGCACAGCGAGGAACAGCGAATTATCCAAGGGTTGCCAACTGACTGGGATCAGTCAGGCTCGATCCGGAAGCCGAAACTTCACCTTCAGGCTCACCCTTGGGTGAGTTTTGGAAATATAATACAAGTTCCTATCACTACTCTTGATCAGTGGTCCAGTTCCAACAAAATCGTATTAGTTGACTTCATATGGGCTGACGTCCAGGGAGCCGAGGCGGATCTCATCAGCGGGGCAAGCGACATGCTGCAATGGACGCGATTTTTCTATACGGAATTCTCAAAACAGGAATTTTACGAAGGGGCCCTCGATCTTGATGGGATCGCTTCCCTGCTGCCAGACTTTGAGCTTGTCGAAGTGTACGAAAACGATGCTCTCTTTGCCAACAAGAGGCTTTCGGGTATTTTTGATCACGCATGA
- a CDS encoding FkbM family methyltransferase, with amino-acid sequence MRTKKEALSLSAHHGFNASLVIDVGVATGTEGLYEVWPDAHYVLVEALPKFKDDLVRIASSLGSCESINAFAGRAAGTADIATAPDQLHVHWPADIAPPEWPRASVPVVTVDSLVARRLAISPSTQAVLKIDVDGAELDVLEGAKATLTCNCVVVIEAALLDEHAARFGRIVNFMTAHGYEVWDILEPVLRPSDSLLWQVDLVFVPRDSALRASRVYL; translated from the coding sequence ATGCGGACCAAGAAAGAGGCACTATCACTGAGCGCGCATCACGGCTTCAATGCCTCGCTCGTCATCGATGTCGGCGTCGCGACTGGAACCGAGGGCCTCTACGAGGTTTGGCCGGATGCTCACTACGTCCTGGTTGAGGCGCTGCCGAAATTTAAGGACGACTTGGTGCGCATCGCATCCAGCTTGGGATCCTGCGAGAGCATCAACGCCTTCGCCGGCCGCGCAGCGGGGACCGCCGATATCGCCACCGCACCCGATCAACTTCACGTTCACTGGCCCGCCGACATAGCGCCTCCCGAATGGCCGCGCGCCAGTGTTCCGGTCGTTACGGTTGACAGCCTCGTCGCTCGGCGGCTCGCGATCTCCCCGTCGACCCAGGCTGTCCTCAAGATCGACGTCGATGGCGCAGAACTCGACGTGCTGGAAGGCGCCAAAGCTACGCTCACATGCAATTGTGTGGTCGTGATCGAGGCGGCGCTCCTCGATGAGCACGCAGCACGCTTTGGCCGGATCGTCAACTTCATGACAGCACACGGCTACGAGGTCTGGGACATCCTGGAACCAGTGCTCCGGCCGAGCGACAGTCTGTTGTGGCAGGTCGATCTAGTGTTCGTGCCGCGCGACTCTGCGCTTCGCGCGTCACGCGTCTATCTGTAG
- a CDS encoding FkbM family methyltransferase, translating into MEDALRSAETRSLDSYWHEAWKAGKSTDVPYLIKIDVDGHETEILRGAKNALIFTSCQIVETTLPHLPERCALAEKAGMHL; encoded by the coding sequence ATGGAGGACGCCCTGAGATCAGCCGAGACCCGGTCACTTGACAGTTATTGGCATGAGGCGTGGAAGGCAGGCAAGTCTACAGACGTGCCTTATCTTATAAAAATCGACGTCGATGGGCATGAAACGGAAATATTGCGCGGCGCCAAGAACGCACTAATCTTTACTTCGTGCCAGATAGTCGAGACCACATTGCCGCACTTGCCTGAACGCTGCGCCTTGGCGGAGAAGGCCGGGATGCATCTTTGA
- a CDS encoding UDP-glucuronic acid decarboxylase family protein has product MRYGDTKRILVTGGAGFIGSHLCERLLARGHNVLCVDNFFTGTRANVAHLLGEPRFELMRHDVTFPLYVEVDEIFNLACPASPVHYQFDPVQTTKTSVIGAINMLGLAKRVKAKILQASTSEVYGDPEIHPQSEDYWGRVNPIGFRSCYDEGKRCAETLFFDYRRQHDLPIKVVRIFNTYGPRMHPNDGRVVSNLILQALRGEHITLYGDGQQTRSFCYVDDLVGGLLAMMESGHEITGPINIGNPVEITIRHLAEIIINMTSSRSKLVNRPLPPDDPRQRRPDITLADRTLDWRPSIQLHEGLQRTISYFAELTR; this is encoded by the coding sequence ATGCGGTATGGCGATACGAAGAGGATCCTCGTAACCGGAGGGGCGGGATTTATCGGGTCGCACCTGTGCGAACGCCTCTTGGCTCGCGGTCACAACGTGCTGTGCGTCGACAATTTCTTCACCGGTACACGCGCCAATGTCGCTCATCTACTCGGTGAGCCGCGCTTCGAATTGATGCGGCACGACGTGACGTTTCCGCTATACGTCGAAGTTGATGAAATATTCAATCTAGCATGTCCGGCATCGCCGGTGCACTACCAGTTCGATCCAGTGCAGACGACCAAGACCAGTGTCATCGGTGCGATCAACATGCTCGGCTTAGCCAAACGCGTCAAAGCCAAAATTTTGCAGGCGTCGACTTCTGAGGTCTACGGCGACCCCGAAATCCACCCGCAGTCTGAAGATTACTGGGGACGCGTGAATCCAATCGGCTTTCGTTCGTGCTATGACGAAGGCAAACGTTGCGCGGAGACGCTTTTTTTTGACTATCGCAGGCAGCATGACTTGCCGATAAAAGTTGTGCGCATCTTTAACACCTATGGCCCGCGGATGCACCCGAACGACGGTCGAGTGGTGTCCAATCTGATACTGCAAGCTTTGCGCGGAGAACACATTACGCTGTATGGCGATGGGCAGCAGACACGGTCATTCTGCTATGTCGACGATCTGGTCGGAGGGCTTCTCGCGATGATGGAGAGCGGCCATGAGATCACCGGTCCGATAAATATCGGAAATCCTGTCGAAATCACCATCCGGCATTTGGCGGAGATCATCATAAATATGACCAGCTCGCGTTCTAAGCTCGTCAATAGGCCGCTTCCGCCGGATGATCCCCGTCAGCGACGTCCCGACATCACACTGGCCGACCGAACCCTCGACTGGCGGCCGTCCATCCAGTTGCATGAGGGCTTGCAACGCACGATCTCATATTTCGCGGAGCTAACGCGATAG
- the tnpB gene encoding IS66 family insertion sequence element accessory protein TnpB (TnpB, as the term is used for proteins encoded by IS66 family insertion elements, is considered an accessory protein, since TnpC, encoded by a neighboring gene, is a DDE family transposase.) — MIPLPANVRVWLATGHTDMRKGFSSLGLIVQETLKRDPHGGHLFVFRGRRGDLIKVIWHDGQGACLYTKRLDRGRFLWPSVADGAVTISTAQLGYLLSGIDWRMPQESWRPSALG; from the coding sequence ATGATCCCGCTGCCGGCCAACGTGCGGGTGTGGCTGGCCACCGGCCACACCGACATGCGCAAGGGCTTTTCCAGTCTCGGCCTGATCGTCCAGGAGACGCTCAAGCGCGATCCCCATGGCGGGCATCTGTTCGTGTTCCGCGGACGGCGCGGCGACCTGATCAAGGTGATCTGGCACGATGGCCAAGGCGCGTGCCTCTACACGAAACGGCTCGACCGCGGCCGTTTCCTGTGGCCCTCGGTGGCGGATGGAGCCGTGACGATCTCGACGGCGCAACTCGGCTACCTGCTCTCGGGGATCGACTGGCGGATGCCGCAGGAGAGCTGGCGTCCGAGCGCTCTCGGCTGA
- the tnpC gene encoding IS66 family transposase, which produces MILAERAARLASEIAVERLKLEVARLRRERFGTSSERSARIDQLELVLEDLEETLAETRAQATAEPEALSGAASSRRKPARRPLPEHLPRERVVHPGPTTCACCGGARLRHLGEDVTETLERIPARWVVIQHVRERVSCSDCETIAQAPAPFHPIPRGRAGPNLLAEVMMAKFGLHLPLHRQSQRFAHEGVPIDVSTLAGWVGAVTTALSPLVTRIEAHVRGAERLHLDDTPVPVLAKGKTRTGRLWTVVRDDRPFGGPEPPAVAYFYSPDRSGAHAETWLGDFHGLVQADAFSGFGRLYEPGRKLGPLREAACWAHARRKFFELAELRKAPIAIEAVARIDAIFATERATNGLAADERRAHRRTRSAALVAELEAWLRQNRAKLSAKAPVAQAIDYMLKRWSAFILFLGDGRACLSNNAAERALRPIAVGRRNWTFAGSDAGGHRAAALYTLIETAKLNGINAQAWLADVLSRLPDHPAQHIDDLLPWNWTQHQPRPIAA; this is translated from the coding sequence ATGATCCTGGCCGAGCGGGCGGCCCGGCTCGCCTCGGAGATCGCGGTCGAACGGCTGAAGCTGGAGGTCGCCCGGCTGCGGCGAGAACGGTTCGGGACCTCCTCGGAGCGCAGCGCCCGGATCGACCAGCTCGAACTCGTCCTGGAGGATCTGGAGGAGACGCTGGCCGAGACCCGAGCGCAGGCGACCGCCGAGCCCGAAGCGCTCTCCGGTGCGGCTTCCTCGCGGCGCAAGCCCGCCCGCCGGCCTCTGCCCGAGCACCTGCCACGCGAGCGCGTCGTCCATCCCGGCCCGACGACCTGCGCCTGTTGCGGCGGAGCGCGCCTTCGTCACCTCGGCGAGGACGTCACCGAGACCCTGGAGCGGATCCCGGCGCGCTGGGTCGTGATCCAGCACGTACGCGAGCGCGTCTCGTGCAGCGACTGCGAGACGATCGCGCAGGCTCCGGCCCCATTCCATCCGATCCCGCGCGGACGCGCGGGCCCGAACCTCCTCGCCGAGGTGATGATGGCCAAGTTCGGCCTGCACCTGCCGCTGCATCGCCAGAGCCAGCGCTTCGCCCACGAGGGCGTACCGATCGACGTCTCGACGCTGGCCGGCTGGGTCGGAGCGGTGACGACCGCCCTGTCGCCCCTGGTCACCCGGATCGAGGCCCATGTTCGAGGGGCTGAGCGCCTGCATCTCGACGACACGCCCGTCCCGGTCCTGGCCAAGGGCAAGACCCGCACGGGCCGGCTCTGGACGGTGGTGCGTGACGACCGTCCCTTCGGCGGTCCCGAGCCGCCGGCTGTCGCCTACTTCTACTCCCCCGACCGCTCCGGCGCGCATGCCGAGACTTGGCTGGGCGACTTCCACGGCCTCGTGCAGGCGGACGCCTTCTCCGGGTTCGGTCGGCTGTACGAACCCGGCCGCAAACTAGGCCCGCTGCGCGAGGCGGCCTGCTGGGCGCATGCCCGACGCAAGTTCTTCGAGCTGGCCGAGCTCAGGAAGGCTCCGATCGCGATCGAGGCGGTGGCGCGGATCGATGCGATCTTCGCCACCGAGCGCGCCACCAACGGTCTTGCCGCCGATGAACGCCGCGCGCACCGTCGCACCCGCTCGGCCGCCCTCGTCGCCGAGTTGGAAGCGTGGCTACGGCAGAACCGCGCCAAGCTCTCGGCCAAGGCTCCGGTGGCGCAAGCGATCGACTACATGCTCAAGCGCTGGAGCGCCTTCATCCTTTTCCTCGGCGACGGGCGTGCCTGCCTGTCGAACAACGCCGCCGAACGGGCGCTCCGGCCGATCGCGGTAGGCCGCCGCAACTGGACCTTCGCTGGCTCGGATGCCGGCGGCCATCGCGCGGCCGCCCTCTACACGCTGATCGAGACCGCCAAGCTCAACGGCATCAATGCGCAGGCATGGCTCGCCGATGTGCTCAGCCGTCTGCCCGACCATCCGGCCCAGCACATCGACGATCTGTTGCCGTGGAACTGGACCCAACATCAGCCCAGGCCGATCGCTGCCTGA
- a CDS encoding FkbM family methyltransferase has product MQRRLTKWDSVQTLLRAGLNVGTVIDVGVQRDSPDLRQLFSNLPHILFEPVVEYHESIHRAYAGLNYKLEPVALSDRYGPLLLREVRADADGVVSHVSPAEGHEASLRTVQRKTLDGYVDETSPAKPYLVKIDVDGHETEILKGARRALFGASCLIVETTLHHLPERLRLAEAAGLTLWDIVDMTYYDGCLYQCDLVFIPDRAEGLIRRLDPRMRIAFEPFDPAAWYSLHATTEGEP; this is encoded by the coding sequence TTGCAACGTAGATTGACGAAGTGGGATTCGGTACAGACTCTGCTCCGCGCAGGTTTGAATGTTGGCACGGTCATCGACGTCGGCGTCCAGCGGGACAGTCCGGACCTGCGCCAGCTTTTCTCGAATTTGCCCCATATCCTGTTCGAACCGGTGGTGGAGTATCACGAGTCCATTCACCGTGCCTACGCGGGCCTCAATTACAAACTTGAGCCCGTTGCTCTCTCAGATCGATATGGCCCGCTCTTACTGAGGGAGGTGCGTGCCGACGCCGACGGCGTCGTCAGTCACGTCAGTCCGGCGGAAGGACATGAGGCGAGCCTGAGGACGGTGCAACGCAAGACGCTGGACGGGTACGTCGACGAGACATCGCCGGCAAAACCTTACCTCGTAAAGATCGACGTAGATGGGCACGAGACAGAGATCCTGAAGGGGGCCAGGAGGGCACTCTTCGGCGCCTCCTGTCTGATCGTTGAGACGACGCTTCATCACCTGCCTGAACGTCTCAGGCTGGCCGAGGCCGCCGGGCTAACCCTGTGGGACATCGTCGATATGACCTATTATGACGGATGTCTCTACCAGTGCGACCTCGTCTTCATACCCGATCGCGCAGAGGGCCTCATCCGTCGCTTAGACCCGAGAATGCGGATCGCATTCGAGCCGTTCGACCCTGCCGCTTGGTATAGCCTGCACGCAACGACAGAGGGCGAGCCCTGA
- the tnpA gene encoding IS66-like element accessory protein TnpA: MTQAGIELVRAERRRRWTLAEKERLVAASFEPGVSTSDVARRAGLHVSQLFRWRKLLCERVGAPTPALVPVVITPTSAAMTVEPGRAHNRGRRSGGVIEIDLGRGRRVRVGSDVDAAAFRRVLDALEGR; encoded by the coding sequence ATGACCCAGGCGGGTATCGAACTGGTGAGAGCCGAGCGGCGTCGACGCTGGACGCTGGCGGAGAAGGAGCGGTTGGTCGCCGCTTCGTTTGAACCGGGTGTGTCGACCTCGGATGTCGCCCGCCGGGCCGGTCTCCACGTCAGTCAGCTGTTCCGCTGGCGCAAGTTGCTGTGCGAGCGTGTCGGTGCTCCCACGCCAGCGCTGGTCCCCGTCGTGATCACTCCCACGTCCGCCGCGATGACGGTCGAGCCTGGTCGAGCGCACAACCGCGGCCGTCGCTCCGGCGGAGTGATCGAGATCGATCTCGGCAGAGGCCGGCGCGTTCGGGTCGGCTCCGACGTCGATGCAGCGGCGTTTCGGCGGGTGCTCGACGCCCTGGAGGGTCGATGA